A region from the uncultured Draconibacterium sp. genome encodes:
- a CDS encoding DUF2007 domain-containing protein, with the protein MNKAVTIATFTSNFDVKYMLFKEMLEEAGIKFMTVNEITSTVDGIFSGSPTNIGIEIRVIEENAEEALEIYNSIK; encoded by the coding sequence ATGAATAAAGCAGTAACCATAGCAACATTTACAAGTAATTTTGATGTTAAATACATGCTTTTTAAAGAAATGCTTGAAGAAGCCGGTATTAAATTTATGACGGTAAACGAAATAACAAGTACTGTTGATGGCATATTTAGTGGTAGTCCAACAAATATTGGTATTGAGATTCGGGTGATCGAAGAAAATGCCGAAGAAGCTTTGGAGATTTACAACTCGATAAAATAA